The genomic interval AATCTCTAATTTTTTCAATGTTGAGGCTAACTTTTCACTTAACTTATTTATTTTTTCAGAAGAAACATTAATGGTTCCAATTGAATTCATTTGTTCTTCGATTGATGCAGTAATTTCTTCAGTAGATGCAGCAGTTTGTTCTGCCACTGCTGAGATATTTTGAATCGAATCCAAAATAACATTACTATGAGCAGAAACATTTTCAATCTCGCTATTTAACTTTGTGGTCTCATCTATTATTTTATTAATAGAACTTGATATACGATTAAATTCATTTTCTGTTGCTTGAACACTTTTATTTAATCCATTTGTTATCTCTGTCGTCTGAGCCATGACAATCACAGTTGATTCTGTCTCTTTTTCAATATTTTGGATCATCGTTTGAATTTGTGACGTAGCCTGGTTTGTTTCCTCTGCAAGCTTTCTTACCTCATCAGCTACTACTGCAAAGCCTTTGCCGTGTTCACCAGCTCTTGCAGCCTCTATGCTAGCATTTAGTGCTAATAAGTTAGTCTGCTTTGAAATGTTGTTAATCGTTGTCACAATCCCAGAAATTTGATTCACACTTTGATAAAGAGTAGTAATCCCCAAACTAATTTGTTCTAACATGTTTGCGTTCTCTCTATTCGATGCTTGTAACCCGTTCACACTATCTTTTCCTGAGTGAACAGCATGTGCAGAATCCTTGGTTAACTGCATAATCACAGAACTTTCTTCTGTCATTAACATGATATTTGCTTGTAAATCACTCACCTTATGACTTGTTGATTCAATATCTGAAGCCTGTGATGCTGAGCCAATTGAAATTTCATGTAATGCGCTTTTAACATCCTCATTTGAAACTCTCTTTCCCTCAGTTAATACTGCTAGCTCGTGTGATGATGTTGAAATAGAGTAACTAGCATCCTTCAACTCAGAAACTAATGAATATATATTTTCACTAATCTTGTTTATTGATGCTGCTAAGATTCCAAATTCATCCTTACTTTCTTTTAATGTAGCTTTATTAAAACATCCTGCCGCCAATTCAGAGGCATTGTGCATCATTTCATTTAGTAATTTCAACTTTATTGAAATAGCCAAATAAAGTGCACCCATACATATTATTGAAATAACTGCTATCACGCCAATCAAATTCCATACTAAGAAGGTCAATTCTTGGCTTTGTTCTAAAGCATTTTTGACAAAGTAATAACTAAAAAATCCAATTGAGCTAGTCATAACTAATACTAATATGATCATAATAAAAAGTAACTTAATTGAAACCCTTTTATGTTCTTTCAATGTAATACCCCCACATGTTGACATTCTATGTATTATATCGACGTGCAGCGGCAATTTTATAGGTATTTTAAAAATAAAATAATAAAGCAGCTAACATAATGAAACGTTCAATGCTTTTAATTTGTGTCTCTCCCATTAGCTTTTAGAAAGAGATCCTCTATAACTCAAATTCAATTAAGGCAACAATATTTCTGCAACTTCTTAGTAAGCTGCACTTTCTCAGATGCAGGTAATTGTAATACACGGTTACTATATGTAAGGCATCTTGATCAATTTTAGGTAAATTTGCGATCAATGTGTGCTTCCTTCTCTAGCGAGCATTAAAAGACCTTGAAGGAACTACCTACGTTATAGAAATCACAAGTACATGTACTTTCACATTCCTTTGCACCTGAAGCTATATGTTTTGCATGATCTCCACAGAACAAAATTTTTTCATCATACAGAAAAAGGCTCATGGCCCCTTCTGAACTTCGACTGAAGTTTCAATATGGTCATGAACCTCTCCTTTTTCAACATGAACGACAATCGTATACATACCTGCTTTTTCAAACTTAAAAGAAGACGTATACGTTCCTTTTGTTGATGATTCAGCTGCATCAATATAATTGTGTTGCTCTTCTCCTTCCATCCAAATTTCAAATCGTACCGTCGCATCTAAGAAGGGTTGATCCCCTTCTTTAATTGTCGTAGTTAATCTTTCCACTTTATTCAATTGAAATGTAGTTAATTCTTCAACAGTTATGTTTACACTATGATGGGAGTGCTCCCCTTCTTGTTCACTGTCATGGTGGTCACTATTATGAGAAGGTTGCTCTTCATCATTCTCTTCAGCTGTTGCCGCTGTCTGTCCTTCCCCAACCTGAATGTCTATTGTTGGCATGGTATGATACTCTTTTACATTAGTGTGAGCTGTAACTTGATATGTTCCATCTTCTTTAAATAAATAGTTAATTTCATATGTACCTTTATCAACCAGCTTGGCATCTATTTTTTCTGAATGATCTCCTTTTTGAATCTCAAACTGCACTTCTGCATCATCGACTAGTTCTTCTCCATAATATACGTGTGCACCTATTTGAACTTCTTCACCTTTCTTAACATGCTCCTTCGCAAGAATGTCCACATGTGGTGCTTTTACTTCTTCTGTTTCTGTTGTTGTATGATCCTTGTGGCTATCTAATTCTTGACAACCACTCAGGATAATCGAAAAAACAACAATAAAACTGCTTAATACTTTATAGTTCAATCTACATAGCCTCCCTTAATTCCAATACATCCCTAGTATAGTATTTCCAAGTGCTAGATAAAACAAGTTCTTTTGTTTCTTCGATAAATATACATATTTTAACAATGACGAGTTTACCTGTAGACTACAAAAAGACCTGATGCTTTCACGCATCAGGTCTTTTCATTTTTTATTTATTTAATGCTTCTTTACTTAACGCTTCAGCTTTATCTGTTCTTTCCCAAGGAAGATCAAGATCGTTACGGCCGAAGTGTCCATATGCAGCTGTTTGCTTGTAAATTGGACGGCGTAGATCAAGCATTTTAATAATACCTGCTGGACGTAAGTCAAAGTTGTTACGTACAACGTCTACTAATACGTCTTCAGATACTTTACCTGTACCAAATGTATCAACAGAAATCGATACTGGCTGTGCTACTCCAATCGCATAAGCTAATTGGACTTCACATTTATCAGCTAATCCAGAGGCTACGATATTTTTCGCAACATAGCGCGCAGCATATGCAGCTGAACGGTCAACTTTTGTTGCATCCTTACCAGAGAATGCTCCACCACCGTGACGCGCATATCCACCATATGTATCAACGATGATTTTACGTCCTGTTAAACCTGCATCACCTTGAGGTCCACCGATAACGAAACGACCAGTTGGGTTAATGAAATACTTTGTATTTTCATCAATTAATTCTGCAGGAACAACTGGGTTAATAACATGCTCTTTTAAGTTGCGTTGAATTTGCTCAGTTGAAATTTCTGGGTGGTGCTGTGTAGAAATAACAATCGTATCAATACGAACTGGTTTGTTATTTTCATCATATTCTACAGTTACTTGAGTTTTACCGTCAGGACGTAAGTATGGAAGAATGTCTTCTTTACGAACTTCTGTTAAGCGGCGAGAAAGTTTGTGTGCTAATGAAATTGGAAGTGGCATTAATTCCTTTGTTTCATTACATGCAAATCCAAACATTAGACCTTGGTCACCAGCACCAATTGCTTCAATTTCCTCATCAGACATCTGGCCTTCACGAGCTTCAAGTGCTTGGTCAACACCCATTGCGATATCAGCAGACTGCTCATCGATTGAAGTTAATACTGCGCAAGTTTCCGCATCAAAACCGTATTTTGCACGAGTATAGCCGATTCCCTTAATTGTTTCACGAACAATTTTTGGAATATCAACATACGTACTTGTTGTAATTTCTCCAGCTACTAGCACTAATCCTGTCGTAACAGAAGTTTCACACGCTACACGAGCATTTGGATCTTTTGCAATAATTGCATCAAGGATTGAATCTGAAATTTGGTCACAAATCTTATCTGGATGGCCTTCTGTAACAGACTCAGAAGTAAAAAGACGTTTTTTAGTCATAATTAAAAGCTTCCTCCTCATATTCATGTTCATTCTTTTGATCCGGAACTCTTCCCTAAAGGGTATTTACCTTATAAAGAATCACGTTGGCATGTTTTGTGAACAGAAGTTTTATGTACCTTTACCACATGCTTGTTCTGGTAAAACTCTAATGAAGAAGTACTCATTATTTTCTGTTATCAAAAAAACCTTCCCTAAATGAGGAAAGGTTTGTTATCGTTCATCGCCTTTCGCTCTTATCGATCAAGGATTTTCGCCTTGCATCAGGTTAGCACCTTTGCATCGGAAATGTTGTTTTGCTTACGCTTATTTTTAATAGAAGCTATATCTATTAAATAATACGTAGGTCGCCACTTTCCTTTGATACAGGTTGCTGGGTTTCATAGGGCCTGTCCCTCCACCAGCTCGGGATAAGAGAATCCGTTCAAGGAAATATCATAGCGCACAAGAATACTACTGTCAACAAAAACCGACAAGTCTAAACATAATATTTTTATCACATTCATTCATCACAAAATCTCTTTCTTAGTAATGCCCCTTTAAAAAGCAAATTATAAACGTTTTTTTATTATGTAGTATTATTTGTTGTGGACTAAATCATTGTGGTTCCTATACATAGTCTTCCTCAATTTCCTAATGTCTATCATGCTTGTTTTATTTACAATTAGGTCTAAACTTTTTCATTAAAAATTCACAATTAGTATGTTTTATTAAAATTAATGTGTTATACTATTCAAAAATAAGTCTGTATATTGTAATATATTTCTATAGTTATACGTTAATTTTACGAAAAGGATGGTAATGGGGATGAATATTGTGGAGATGTCAAATGAGCTTGCACAGCTTGTTAAAGGTGAAAATGCAAATCACAATTTATCAGTTGCTCAACTTGTAGAAAAGGTGCTTGAGCGCAAGGAAGGAATTTTAACATCAACAGGAGCAATTCGAGCAACTACTGGCGCGTATACTGGTAGATCTCCTAAAGATAAATTTATAGTAAAGGAACAGTCTGTAAAAAATAAAATCGATTGGGGAACTGTTAACAAACCCATTTCAGAGGAAGCATTTGATAAACTTTATAGCAAAGTAATCTCTTACTTAAAAGAACGAGATGAATTTTATATTTTTAATGGTTTTGCAGGTGCAGACAAACGCTATCAATTGCCACTCCAAGTAATCAATGAGTTTGCTTGGCATAATTTATTTGCTCAACAACTTTTTATTAAAGAAAATAATGATTCTCCATCTACTGAAAAGCCTTTTACGATTATCAGTGCACCGAATTTCAAAGCAGATCCTGAGATTGATGGAACAAACTCAGAAACTTTTATTATTATTTCATTTGAAAAAAGAGCAATCTTAATTGGTGGTACTGAGTATGCTGGAGAAATGAAAAAATCTGTCTTTTCAGTCATGAACTATTTATTACCTGAGAATAATATTCTTCCTATGCACTGCTCTGCAAATGTCGGCTTTGAAGGTGACGTTGCATTATTTTTTGGATTATCAGGAACAGGAAAAACAACGCTGTCTGCTGATCCTAACAGACGTTTAATTGGAGACGATGAACACGGTTGGTCTACTTCAGGCGTTTTCAATATTGAAGGCGGTTGCTATGCAAAATGCATCAATTTAACGAAAGAAAAAGAGCCGCAAATATTCAATGCAATTCGTTATGGTGCTGTATTAGAAAACGTTGTGATTGATGATGAAACACGTGAAGCTGATTATGATGATTCATTTTACACTGAAAACACACGTGCAGCATATTCCTTAGAAGCAATTGATAAAGTCATTACACCAAGCATAGCAGGGCATCCGCAAACAATTGTCTTTTTAACAGCTGATGCATTTGGAGTTCTGCCTCCAATCAGTAAATTATCTAGAGAACAAGCTATGTATCACTTTTTGAGTGGCTACACGAGTAAATTAGCAGGAACTGAGCGTGGTATTACAGCGCCAGAAGCTACCTTCTCTACATGCTTTGGTTCACCATTTTTACCTCTGCCAGCAACACGTTATGCAAATATGCTTGGTCAAAAGATTGATGAACATACTGTACAAGTATTTTTAGTTAATACTGGTTGGACCGGCGGTGAATATGGAGTCGGAAATCGAATGAAATTAAAATATACGAGAGCAATGGTTCAAGCTGCAATTGAAGGAGATCTTGATAATATTGAAACAGTGAAGGATGAGGTTTTCGGCCTTAATATTCCTATTCATGTTCCTGGTGTACCTGATGATGTTTTACAGCCGCACCTAACATGGAGCTCAAAAGAAGATTATCTCCAAAAAGCGAGTGAACTAGCAACAAAATTCAATAATAACTTTAAAAAATTCGCACATGTTTCTCCTGAGATCGAGCATTTAGGTGGTCCATTAAGCAAATAAAGTAAGCTATATAGCTTAGAAGCTGAAACAATGTTTTTCATAGCCTTAAGACCTGACCTTAGTAAATCCTTAATCCGAAATTGGAGATTTACTTCCTTTAAAAAATCTAAAAAGAGTAAGGCTGGAAACAAACGGTCTTACTCTTTTTTATATCAGCTCAGTACTAGTCATTTACCTAGGCACTTTTCGTAAAGATTGTTATTTTAAAACGAGAACTATATAAGGTTAATTGGAGCAGATTGCGAGACTCATGCTTAGAGCAGCGGGACAGGTGAGACTCATGCAGGCGTTTACACCAAGGTGGCTCATCGCCCGCCCCGCTAAAAAGCGAGCACCCTCTCGCTGCAATTAACCACACAGCTCTTCTTGGTAAATTGCAACAAAGTTTACGAAAACAGCCTTTACCTAAAAGTACATTAATTATCAATTTAATAAAAATAAAAAACCAGGATAACAAAGCAAATCCTGGTTTTTCCATTTAATTTGTTGAATTAAGAGCAATTAACCGATACGTTACAACTGTTTTATTTTCACCAATTTCCAGTTTTTCAACTATTGCTTCACCAGCTATTTCTCCTGCTTTTGTTTTTCTTACCTCAATTGGAATGTCAATTGGGTAGATTCGATAGCCCTCTTTTGTGACTTGAAAAATATTTTCATCAATTCTTTGTTCATTACCTTTTGTCACAATCATCGTATTAAATTCAACAGGCATTCCCATCAGAAAACCTCCTTGTTATTCCATTTCCTATAATCTTTATCATAACACCCTTGTTCACTTTGAAAAACATATTATTGATTTTTCATCCATGTACAAAGCCTATGTAATGTTTCTCGATTTATTTTCGGAGGGAAATAATGAGTAAATTCTTCAAAATACCAGCTTTCAACTGGTTTATTTAATTCCTTTAATCGTTTTTCGAGTCTGTAAGCATGCTCAACAGAGACATTTTTATCTTTCACACCGTGTATAATTAAAACAGGAGCATTCATTTTCTCTAATTCATATAAAGGTGTTCGCCACACATAGCGAGTAGGATATTTTGTTGGCGTACCACCAATTACTCTTTTCATCATTCTACGCAAATCTTCTCGCTCAACATAGGTTAAAAACATATCAGAAACTCCACCCCATGTCACAACAGAGCATACATGGTCAGACAAAATTCCTGCTAATAATGCCATAACGCCACCTCTTGAAAAACCAAAAACATGAATACGTTCTGAACGAACATTTGGAAGTTGCCTTAAGAGGTCGAGACATGAGAGCGCATCATACCGATCATCTCCAGCAAAATCTTCATTCCCTTCACCACCTTGATTGCCTCGATAAAATGGCGCCATAACAACAAAGCCTTCTGAGGCGAATTGAATAATTCTTCCTACCCTTACCATACCAACATTTTTAATTCCGCCTCTTAAGTAAAGAAATCCATCATAGCTACCTGATGCAGTCGGTTCTGCTAAAAGACCTTTTACTTTTAAGTTGTTCGAAAAGTATGTGACAATCCAAAGTCGTATGTTTGGATTTGGGGATGGATATTTAACTTTACTAAGGATTTCACCATTCATAAACAATTCACTCTTTCTATTGTCAAATACCCTTTTATCGTTCCCATTTGGCTATAACTTCACATCATAATTTTAAATTGGGCATTCACACATTTTTCCTAAATTCATAAATTATTATAAGTTCACACGTTTCTTTCATATTCTACAATTCCACACATCTATTTTACAAAAATTATAAGATGCATTGCATCTAGGGGGGTTTGTTAAATGAAAAAATGGATTTTGTTGCTTTGTCTTGCACTTGTAGTTGTTTTACCACTTTCCGCATGTAATCAAAACAAAGTTGAAACAATTAAGCTTGCTGAGGTGACACACTCAATTTTTTATGCGCCATTATATGTTGCAATGGCCGAAGGATTTTTTGAGGATGAAGGTCTTAATGTCGAATTGACGACAACATGGGGTGGAGATAAAACGATGACTACATTACTTTCAGATGGTGCAGATATTGCTCTAGTTGGCTCTGAAACATCCATTTATGTCCATGCCCAAGGCTCTAAAGATAAAGTTATCAACTTTGCACAATTAACACAAACAGATGGCACTTTTCTAGTTAGTCGTGAAAAAATTGAAAATTTCGAATGGGATCAATTAAAAGGCAGTACATTTTTAGGTCAACGTGTCGGCGGAATGCCACAGATGGTTGGTGAATTTGTTCTGAAACAACACGGTATTAACCCACATTCAGATCTTGAGCTCATTCAAAATATAGACTTTGCAAATATTCCAAGTGCTTTTGCTTCAGGTACTGGTGATTACGTTCAATTATTTGAACCAACAGCAAGCATCTTAGAAAAGGAAGGTACTGGACATATTGTTGCTTCGTTTGGAACGGAATCTGGTAAGGTTCCTTATACAACATTTATGAGTAAAGAAAGCTTTCTAAAAGAAAATGAGGATGCTGCAAGAAAATTTACATCAGCGATTTATAAAGCACAACAATGGGTTCAAGAAAAAAGTGCTGATGAGATTACAAAATCCATTGCACCTCAATTTAAAGATACAGATCTTGAGATTATTGAAACAGTTGTCGAGCGGTATAAGGAACAAGGCTCTTTTGCTACAGACCCAATCCTTGATGAAAAAGAGTGGAATAATCTCCAAGATATTATGGATGAAGCTGGTGAATTACCAACCCGCATTGATCATGACACACTTGTAAATACCTCTTATGCGGAGGAAGTGGCAGAGAATTAAGGAGGAAAAATCATGCCATTCTTAACAGTCGAACATATTCATCATATTTACTTTACAAAGGATTCAGCAACGGTTGCTCTTGAGGATGTCCAGCTTTCTGTTGAGGAAGGAGAGTTTGTCTCCTTTCTCGGCCCTAGCGGCTGTGGGAAGACAACACTTTTGTCAATCATTGCTGGTCTAATCAAGCCAGTAGAAGGTACTGTTACAATCGCCAATAAAGTCATTTCAAAGCCCGACTCAGTTATTGGCTATATGCTGCAGCAGGATTATCTTTTTCCGTGGAAAACCATTGAGGAGAATGTCACTTTAGGACTAAAAGTTATCGGTAAAAAAACAAAAGAATCAAAGAGAACTACGTTATCACTCTTAAAAACGATGGGGATAGATAGTGTTGAAAATCAATATCCAGGTCAATTGTCAGGCGGGATGAGACAAAGAGCAGCTTTAGTTCGTACATTAGCGACAAATCCGAAGATATTATTACTTGACGAACCTTTTTCAGCTTTGGATTATCAGACAAAATTAAAGCTTGAAGATTTAGTTGTGGAAACATTAAAAGAATTCAAGAAAACCGCTCTGCTCGTCACACATGATATTGGTGAAGCAATCGCGATGAGTGATCGAATATTTGTATTTTCCTCAAAGCCTGGAAAGATTAACC from Metabacillus sediminilitoris carries:
- a CDS encoding methyl-accepting chemotaxis protein, with the translated sequence MKEHKRVSIKLLFIMIILVLVMTSSIGFFSYYFVKNALEQSQELTFLVWNLIGVIAVISIICMGALYLAISIKLKLLNEMMHNASELAAGCFNKATLKESKDEFGILAASINKISENIYSLVSELKDASYSISTSSHELAVLTEGKRVSNEDVKSALHEISIGSASQASDIESTSHKVSDLQANIMLMTEESSVIMQLTKDSAHAVHSGKDSVNGLQASNRENANMLEQISLGITTLYQSVNQISGIVTTINNISKQTNLLALNASIEAARAGEHGKGFAVVADEVRKLAEETNQATSQIQTMIQNIEKETESTVIVMAQTTEITNGLNKSVQATENEFNRISSSINKIIDETTKLNSEIENVSAHSNVILDSIQNISAVAEQTAASTEEITASIEEQMNSIGTINVSSEKINKLSEKLASTLKKLEIK
- a CDS encoding FixH family protein, with translation MNYKVLSSFIVVFSIILSGCQELDSHKDHTTTETEEVKAPHVDILAKEHVKKGEEVQIGAHVYYGEELVDDAEVQFEIQKGDHSEKIDAKLVDKGTYEINYLFKEDGTYQVTAHTNVKEYHTMPTIDIQVGEGQTAATAEENDEEQPSHNSDHHDSEQEGEHSHHSVNITVEELTTFQLNKVERLTTTIKEGDQPFLDATVRFEIWMEGEEQHNYIDAAESSTKGTYTSSFKFEKAGMYTIVVHVEKGEVHDHIETSVEVQKGP
- the metK gene encoding methionine adenosyltransferase, whose translation is MMTKKRLFTSESVTEGHPDKICDQISDSILDAIIAKDPNARVACETSVTTGLVLVAGEITTSTYVDIPKIVRETIKGIGYTRAKYGFDAETCAVLTSIDEQSADIAMGVDQALEAREGQMSDEEIEAIGAGDQGLMFGFACNETKELMPLPISLAHKLSRRLTEVRKEDILPYLRPDGKTQVTVEYDENNKPVRIDTIVISTQHHPEISTEQIQRNLKEHVINPVVPAELIDENTKYFINPTGRFVIGGPQGDAGLTGRKIIVDTYGGYARHGGGAFSGKDATKVDRSAAYAARYVAKNIVASGLADKCEVQLAYAIGVAQPVSISVDTFGTGKVSEDVLVDVVRNNFDLRPAGIIKMLDLRRPIYKQTAAYGHFGRNDLDLPWERTDKAEALSKEALNK
- the pckA gene encoding phosphoenolpyruvate carboxykinase (ATP), translating into MNIVEMSNELAQLVKGENANHNLSVAQLVEKVLERKEGILTSTGAIRATTGAYTGRSPKDKFIVKEQSVKNKIDWGTVNKPISEEAFDKLYSKVISYLKERDEFYIFNGFAGADKRYQLPLQVINEFAWHNLFAQQLFIKENNDSPSTEKPFTIISAPNFKADPEIDGTNSETFIIISFEKRAILIGGTEYAGEMKKSVFSVMNYLLPENNILPMHCSANVGFEGDVALFFGLSGTGKTTLSADPNRRLIGDDEHGWSTSGVFNIEGGCYAKCINLTKEKEPQIFNAIRYGAVLENVVIDDETREADYDDSFYTENTRAAYSLEAIDKVITPSIAGHPQTIVFLTADAFGVLPPISKLSREQAMYHFLSGYTSKLAGTERGITAPEATFSTCFGSPFLPLPATRYANMLGQKIDEHTVQVFLVNTGWTGGEYGVGNRMKLKYTRAMVQAAIEGDLDNIETVKDEVFGLNIPIHVPGVPDDVLQPHLTWSSKEDYLQKASELATKFNNNFKKFAHVSPEIEHLGGPLSK
- a CDS encoding DUF2584 domain-containing protein; translated protein: MGMPVEFNTMIVTKGNEQRIDENIFQVTKEGYRIYPIDIPIEVRKTKAGEIAGEAIVEKLEIGENKTVVTYRLIALNSTN
- a CDS encoding alpha/beta hydrolase family protein, translating into MNGEILSKVKYPSPNPNIRLWIVTYFSNNLKVKGLLAEPTASGSYDGFLYLRGGIKNVGMVRVGRIIQFASEGFVVMAPFYRGNQGGEGNEDFAGDDRYDALSCLDLLRQLPNVRSERIHVFGFSRGGVMALLAGILSDHVCSVVTWGGVSDMFLTYVEREDLRRMMKRVIGGTPTKYPTRYVWRTPLYELEKMNAPVLIIHGVKDKNVSVEHAYRLEKRLKELNKPVESWYFEEFTHYFPPKINRETLHRLCTWMKNQ
- a CDS encoding ABC transporter substrate-binding protein, yielding MKKWILLLCLALVVVLPLSACNQNKVETIKLAEVTHSIFYAPLYVAMAEGFFEDEGLNVELTTTWGGDKTMTTLLSDGADIALVGSETSIYVHAQGSKDKVINFAQLTQTDGTFLVSREKIENFEWDQLKGSTFLGQRVGGMPQMVGEFVLKQHGINPHSDLELIQNIDFANIPSAFASGTGDYVQLFEPTASILEKEGTGHIVASFGTESGKVPYTTFMSKESFLKENEDAARKFTSAIYKAQQWVQEKSADEITKSIAPQFKDTDLEIIETVVERYKEQGSFATDPILDEKEWNNLQDIMDEAGELPTRIDHDTLVNTSYAEEVAEN
- a CDS encoding ABC transporter ATP-binding protein, which encodes MPFLTVEHIHHIYFTKDSATVALEDVQLSVEEGEFVSFLGPSGCGKTTLLSIIAGLIKPVEGTVTIANKVISKPDSVIGYMLQQDYLFPWKTIEENVTLGLKVIGKKTKESKRTTLSLLKTMGIDSVENQYPGQLSGGMRQRAALVRTLATNPKILLLDEPFSALDYQTKLKLEDLVVETLKEFKKTALLVTHDIGEAIAMSDRIFVFSSKPGKINRTYVVPKELRELTPFDARQHPSFSLLFQQIWKELDQLETKNDH